A genomic region of Ensifer adhaerens contains the following coding sequences:
- a CDS encoding tyrosine phosphatase family protein — protein MPEIVVSPLARIAEMAVRHRCTEMISLVAKGQDFHRPGVITKARHLTLGMNDITFAGTGDLIAPQEDHVRQIVAFAREWDRARPLLVHCWMGVSRSPAAALIAALAAEPDQDDAELVQRLRRASPFATPNTRLVEIGDAVLQREGRLIAAVRAIGRGADADGNAPFVLPLLAEGAAVAD, from the coding sequence ATGCCGGAAATCGTCGTATCGCCGCTCGCCCGCATTGCCGAAATGGCCGTCCGCCACCGCTGCACCGAGATGATCAGCCTCGTCGCCAAGGGCCAGGACTTTCACCGTCCCGGGGTCATCACCAAGGCGCGACACCTGACGCTTGGGATGAATGACATCACCTTTGCCGGCACCGGCGACCTGATCGCACCGCAGGAAGACCATGTCCGGCAGATCGTCGCCTTCGCGCGCGAATGGGACCGCGCACGGCCGCTGCTCGTCCATTGCTGGATGGGCGTTTCGCGTTCGCCGGCAGCAGCGTTGATCGCGGCCCTTGCGGCAGAACCCGATCAGGACGACGCAGAGCTGGTGCAGCGCCTGCGGCGCGCCTCGCCATTTGCTACCCCGAACACCCGGCTGGTCGAAATCGGCGATGCCGTCCTTCAGCGCGAAGGGCGGCTCATTGCGGCCGTGCGCGCGATCGGTCGCGGAGCGGATGCCGACGGCAACGCACCCTTCGTCCTGCCGCTCCTCGCCGAGGGAGCAGCCGTTGCCGACTGA
- a CDS encoding YfbR-like 5'-deoxynucleotidase, producing the protein MTTTRAWQRMLSGRRLDLLDPSPLDVEIGDIAHGLARVARWNGQTAGDHAFSVAQHSLMVEDIFRRSNKCSTDDCLLALLHDAPEYVIGDMISPFKAVVGGGYKAVEKRLESAIHLRFGLPAQCSKELKDRIKKADHVAAYFEATVLAGFSVEEARKFFGQPRGITREMLLIDPVPAVEAQRLFTDRFLALEAERLPARAEI; encoded by the coding sequence GTGACGACGACCCGTGCCTGGCAACGCATGCTCTCCGGCCGTCGGCTGGATCTTCTCGACCCGTCGCCGCTCGATGTCGAAATCGGCGACATTGCGCATGGGCTTGCGCGTGTTGCGCGCTGGAACGGTCAGACCGCCGGCGATCACGCCTTCTCGGTGGCGCAGCACAGCCTGATGGTCGAGGACATCTTTCGCCGCAGCAACAAATGCAGCACCGACGACTGCCTGCTCGCCCTGTTGCATGACGCGCCGGAATATGTAATCGGCGACATGATCTCGCCGTTCAAGGCGGTGGTCGGCGGCGGCTACAAGGCGGTGGAAAAGCGGCTGGAAAGCGCCATCCATCTTCGTTTCGGCCTGCCGGCGCAATGCTCCAAGGAATTGAAGGATCGCATCAAGAAGGCCGATCACGTCGCCGCCTATTTCGAAGCGACGGTGCTTGCCGGATTCTCGGTCGAGGAGGCACGCAAGTTCTTCGGCCAGCCGCGCGGCATCACCCGTGAAATGCTACTGATCGATCCGGTACCGGCGGTCGAGGCGCAACGGCTGTTTACCGATCGATTCCTCGCGCTGGAAGCCGAGCGACTGCCAGCGCGCGCGGAAATCTGA